The Prunus persica cultivar Lovell chromosome G7, Prunus_persica_NCBIv2, whole genome shotgun sequence genome has a segment encoding these proteins:
- the LOC18769030 gene encoding succinate dehydrogenase [ubiquinone] flavoprotein subunit 1, mitochondrial, with amino-acid sequence MWRCVSRRLGVPSSQRSVSSDSLRSHFSRLFSTESATGRSSYTVVDHTYDAVVVGAGGAGLRAAIGLSEHGFNTACITKLFPTRSHTVAAQGGINAALGNMTEDDWRWHMYDTVKGSDWLGDQDAIQYMCREAPKAVIELENYGLPFSRTEDGRIYQRAFGGQSLDFGKGGQAYRCACAADRTGHALLHTLYGQAMKHNTQFFVEYFALDLLMNSDGSCQGVIALNMEDGTLHRFQAASTILATGGYGRAYFSATSAHTCTGDGNAMVARAGLPLQDLEFVQFHPTGIYGAGCLITEGSRGEGGILRNSEGERFMERYAPTAKDLASRDVVSRSMTMEIREGRGVGPLKDHIYLHLNHLPPDVLKERLPGISETAAIFAGVDVTKEPIPVLPTVHYNMGGIPTNYHGEVVTKKGDDPDVIIPGLMAAGEAACASVHGANRLGANSLLDIVVFGRACANRVAEIHKPGEKQQPLEKDSGEQTIAWLDKIRNSNGSLPTSQIRLNMQRIMQNNAAVFRTQETLEEGSQLIDKAWESFDNVQVKDRSLIWNSDLIETIELENLLINACVTMHSAEARKESRGAHAREDFTKRDDEKWMKHTLGYWENEKVRLDYRPVHLNTLDDEIESFPPKARVY; translated from the exons ATGTGGCGGTGCGTTTCTCGTCGACTTGGCGTTCCTTCTTCCCAGAGATCCGTCTCCAGTGACTCTCTTAGATCTCACTTCTCCAGGCTCTTCTCCACTGAATCC GCTACAGGGCGCTCTTCGTACACTGTGGTGGACCACACTTATGATGCAGTGGTTGTCGGGGCTGGTGGTGCAGGGCTGAGAGCAGCCATAGGACTTTCAGAGCATGGATTTAATACCGCTTGCATTACGAAGCTATTCCCAACTCGTTCACATACTGTTGCAGCCCAG GGTGGCATAAATGCTGCATTAGGGAATATGACAGAGGATGACTGGAGATGGCACATGTATGACACAGTCAAGGGAAGCGATTGGCTGG GTGATCAAGATGCCATCCAGTATATGTGTAGAGAGGCTCCAAAAGCTGTGATTGAACTTGAAAATTATGGATTGCCATTTTCTCGAACTGAAGATGGAAGAATATATCAGCGTGCATTTGGTGGGCAAAGCCTTGACTTCGGAAAAG GTGGACAAGCATACCGCTGTGCTTGTGCTGCTGACAGAACTGGTCATGCTCTATTACATACTCTCTATGGACAAGCTATGAAGCATAATACACAATTTTTTGTCGAATATTTCGCTTTGGATCTTCTAATGAACAGTGATG GGAGCTGCCAAGGAGTTATTGCATTAAATATGGAGGACGGGACTTTGCATCGGTTCCAAGCAGCATCAACAATTTTGGCCACAGGg GGTTACGGTAGAGCATATTTCTCTGCAACCTCAGCTCATACCTGCACTGGAGATGGTAATGCCATGGTCGCACGTGCTGGACTCCCTCTTCAG GATTTGGAGTTTGTGCAGTTTCACCCTACTGGTATATATGGTGCTGGGTGCCTCATCACTGAAG GATCACGAGGGGAAGGTGGTATCCTTAGGAACAGTGAAGGTGAGCGATTTATGGAACGATATGCCCCTACAGCGAAAGACCTTGCTTCTAGGGATGTTGTGTCAAGATCTATGACTATGGAAATCCGGGAGGGTCGTGGTGTAG GACCTTTGAAGGACCACATCTATCTCCACTTGAATCATTTGCCCCCAGATGTACTCAAGGAGAGGCTTCCTGGTATCTCTGAAACTGCTGCCATTTTTGCTGGCGTGGACGTTACAAAAGAGCCTATTCCCGTCTTACCTACTGTGCATTATAATATGGGTGGAATTCCGACCAATTATCATGGAGAG gTCGTTACCAAAAAAGGTGATGACCCAGATGTAATAATTCCTGGGTTAATGGCAGCTGGGGAGGCAGCCTGTGCATCTGTGCATGGTGCCAATCGGCTTGGTGCAAATTCACTCCTTGACATTGTTGTTTTTGGCCGAGCTTGTGCAAATAGAGTTGCAGAGATCCATAAACCAG GGGAGAAACAACAGCCTCTGGAAAAGGATTCTGGTGAGCAGACCATTGCATGGTTGGACAAAATAAGGAATTCAAATGGTTCACTACCAACTTCGCAAATCCGGTTGAATATGCAACGAATAATGCAAAATAATGCTGCTGTGTTCCGCACACAAGAAACATTAGAAGAAG GTTCTCAGTTGATTGACAAGGCATGGGAGAGTTTTGATAATGTTCAAGTGAAGGATCGGAGTTTGATATG GAACTCCGACTTGATAGAGACTATAGAGTTGGAAAACCTTTTGATAAATGCCTGTGTCACCATGCATTCCGCTGAAGCCAGGAAAGAGAGCAGAGGAGCACATGCTCGTGAAGACTTCACG AAAAGGGATGATGAGAAGTGGATGAAACATACTCTAGG ATACTGGGAAAATGAGAAGGTCCGACTAGACTACAGACCAGTTCACTTGAACACATTAGACGATGAAATCGAGTCATTCCCACCTAAAGCTCGTGTCTACTGA